A section of the Acropora muricata isolate sample 2 chromosome 4, ASM3666990v1, whole genome shotgun sequence genome encodes:
- the LOC136913046 gene encoding cGMP-specific 3',5'-cyclic phosphodiesterase-like yields MADGVELNNELVEKFLDENHEFAKSYYQRKATSAMVDNWMSSRSQQPGSRAMQVNHIQRETTKPPTIIKTDGEFNDDRLNSIFGPAREGRKHYLPRRKSTLVDLDEKELFMELIRDIANELDINMLSHKILVNVSILTNADRCSLFLVRGSRENKVLVSKLFDVTSESTLDQVIRSEDDQICVPLGVGIAGHTAATGETINIKDAYSDPRFNREVDKATGYKTYSILCMPIKSHDGEVIGVAQIINKISGEHQFTEKDEMVFKNYLTFCGIGITNAQLFEISVQEFKRNQILLQLAKGIFEDQSNLDVCVYNIMSESLELLDVERCMVFLIDDSCKGQKVIFSKAFDLNSHAVDENGANTTQTHWLMNTGIAAIVASTGKAINIPDANADSRFNPEADIESDFKTKSILCMPIFDTSQMIIGVAQLLNKNNGKPFTEGDENLFEAFAIFCGLGIHNAQMYEQACKLLAKQSVAMEVLSYHASAHQAEVDKIMKEKIESADYYKLYAFEFNDFDLTDDETILSSLRIMFELGFMNAVHAKLETVCRWLLSVRKNYRPVIYHNWRHAFNVAQSMFTMLTTGNMRRFFCDLEVFALVVACYCHDLDHRGTNNAFQTKTESPLAQLYGTSTMEHHHFDHSIMILNSEGNNIFEHLSPEDYRKTIKILEHAILSTDLALYFQKRGNFEKLVHSGSVDWTGDSNRQLLRAMMMTACDVAAITKPWELQQKVAELVASEFFEQGDMERFQLNSEPIPMMDRKKKDELPKMQVGFIDFICLPVYSIFYDLEPCLKPFYDGCANNRKNWQALADKGSIEEAKEGQQKEVNNNNSNNNNNQQKEPRTGKDSKPIETAQVTSPGKSQTNDLTGGADKKMRGNVAKKSKMCAIL; encoded by the exons ATGGCAGACGGTGTGGAATTGAACAACGAATTGGTAGAAAAATTTCTTGATGAAAACCATGAATTTGCGAAGAGCTATTACCAGCGAAAGGCCACCTCTGCAATGGTTGACAACTGGATGAGTAGTAGATCCCAACAACCTGGATCGCGGGCCATGCAAGTGAACCACATCCAAAGAGAAACTACCAAACCTCCTACGATTATAAAAACAGATGGCGAATTTAATGATGACAGACTAAATTCCATATTCGGTCCTGCGAGGGAAGGAAGAAAACATTATTTGCCGCGACGGAAATCTACACTTGTGGACTTAGACGAAAAAGAGCTTTTCATGGAATTAATCAGAGACATCGCTAACGAACTGGATATAAATATGCTCAGTCATAAAATCCTTGTTAACGTTAGTATTCTTACAAACGCGGATCGCTGCTCACTCTTCCTAGTCCGCGGCTCTCGCGAAAATAAAGTTCTTGTATCAAAGTTGTTCGACGTGACCTCCGAATCTACGCTGGACCAGGTAATACGGTCTGAAGATGATCAAATTTGCGTCCCTTTGGGAGTTGGTATCGCCGGTCACACTGCAGCAACCggtgaaacaataaacattAAAGACGCTTATTCG GATCCTCGTTTTAACCGTGAAGTAGACAAGGCTACAGGATATAAAACCTACAGTATTTTGTGTATGCCCATTAAGAGTCATGATGGAGAG GTTATTGGAGTCGCTCAAATCATCAATAAAATTTCGGGAGAACATCAATTTACCGAAAAAGACGAAATG gtttttaagaattatCTCACTTTTTGTGGGATTGGGATTACGAATGCTCAACTCTTTGAAATATCGGTACAAGAGTTCAAACGGAATCAG ATTCTCTTGCAACTGGCGAAAGGAATATTTGAAGATCAAAGTAACTTGGATGTTTGTGTCTATAACATCATGTCAGAATCCCTGGAATTGCTTGATGTTGAACGCTGTATGGTGTTTCTCATAGATGACTCTTGCAAAGGT CAAAAAGTGATCTTCTCCAAGGCTTTTGATCTGAATTCCCATGCTGTTGATGAAAATGGAGCAAA TACAACTCAAACTCACTGGTTAATGAACACTGGCATAGCAGCTATAGTGGCATCCACTGGAAAG GCCATTAACATCCCTGATGCCAATGCTGACAGCCGCTTTAATCCAGAG gCTGACATTGAAAGTGATTTCAAAACCAAATCCATTCTTTGCATGCCGATTTTTGATACAAGTCAAATGATTATAG GTGTTGCACAGTTGCTGAATAAAAACAATGGTAAACCATTCACAGAAGGCGATGAAAACCTTTTTGAG gcatttgctattttttgtgGCCTTGGAATTCACAATGCACAGATGTATGAACAAGCTTGCAAGTTACTTGCCAAACAATCCGTGGCAATGGAG GTTTTGTCTTACCATGCCTCGGCCCATCAAGCTGAAGTTGACAAGATCATG aaagagaaaattgaaagcGCGGATTACTACAAGTTGTATGCATTTGAGTTTAATGATTTTGATTTAACGGATGATGAGACCATACTGTCGTCACTACGGATCATGTTTGAGCTGGGTTTTATGAATGCTGTGCATGCCAAACTAGAG ACCGTATGCCGTTGGTTGCTGAGTGTGAGAAAAAATTACCGACCCGTTATTTATCATAACTGGAGACATGCCTTTAATGTGGCTCAGAGTATGTTTACAATGCTTACG ACTGGTAACATGAGGAGATTTTTCTGCGACCTGGAAGTGTTTGCTTTGGTGGTGGCTTGTTACTGTCATGATCTGGATCACCGTGGAACCAACAATGCCTTTCAAACCAA GACTGAATCACCTCTGGCTCAGCTATACGGAACTTCAACAATGGAACACCACCACTTCGATCATTCAATAATGATCCTTAACTCAGAG GGAAACAACATATTCGAACATTTGTCTCCCGAAGATTATCGCAAGACTATCAAGATATTGGAACATGCTATCTTATCAACAGACCTTGCTCTTTATTTCCA GAAAagaggaaattttgaaaagctGGTGCACTCAGGATCAGTGGATTGGACTGGGGACAGCAACAGACAACTGTTACGAGCTATGATGATGACAGCGTGTGATGTGGCAGCCATTACCAAACCATGGGAACTACAACAAAAG GTGGCTGAATTGGTAGCAAGTGAATTTTTTGAACAAGGCGACATGGAAAGATTTCAACTCAACTCTGAACCAATC CCAATGATGGATCGTAAGAAAAAAGATGAATTACCCAAGATGCAAGTGGGCTTTATTGACTTCATCTGCTTGCCAGTGTACAGT ATATTTTATGATTTGGAGCCTTGCTTGAAACCGTTTTACGATGGATGCGCAAATAACAGGAAAAACTGGCAGGCGTTGGCGGACAAAGGAAGCATAGAAG